A genomic stretch from Astatotilapia calliptera chromosome 4, fAstCal1.2, whole genome shotgun sequence includes:
- the atad5a gene encoding ATPase family AAA domain-containing protein 5 isoform X1, whose amino-acid sequence MAGVVAMPSVIEDFDSQPCKKSRKDGGSPVVKTITNYFSPVPKPVEKPFSPPRSNNIMNYFSKRAPSCKVKTSSPEQTKEAGRPHFAEKHNNSETVKQLSQKRGRKTSKAARKLVGAEGVSSTEESSCVTVQESHESKDQAVDAVKSFGVLGSDTAALLAQVSAESCIPAETSERNATKIITDEQAEKDDDQEDGSKCVELKTALNTIELSPIVPSKYEAKQVKTTPQNTRKRQQQEAKQSEPEEKEAETENSLRDVSTEVNVDESSQLNSSTVRISFEDFVRSQNQDEAEEDREDEEVKDDDRKIKIETKETNLGELDISKSEENMVPKESPSFQVSPRTVTIQAQVHVSPKQEPSKAVGKLASIFNRRKGARSPAERFSPSLAEAGQQLPSLTTKRKSNVVLQEEDLELAVLESESTPKCSEVERKQFMAAFKQPTADGSKSKPVKSQSKQKQPGEQSLDAADKAAEAETENLLTVEETSQPSQGKKATKKKPAKKGGKKAKEGEETVSASPAAAEEETPNMTVEVEEKRPESPITTSPSVPALRRSRREAVVQKTPETTPTSPLRKTRRQTQTESKDTDVTALPHPEDSPIKMSTPKTRTSKYGVFQSELMCPPDNKESPIRMKFTRSSKNLSTSKAEGINASLPTKTSSESKKREQAKRLVQKAKVIQQNKKTLEKSSLRRSSRTSIKRSYCENEDSVICVDDQTASPLKEPEKMKTQKPLRSLNDVLGKAAPPGKASSGSRVGSHSQDKTACKVSAVISIFDDSSREGSENSQDDEHFRARREFLKSGLPESFKKQMAKTAATKEAYSASCSSFQLVTHTRQPPNDCSLWSLPWPESSLLCQLKELWRQTSKPLPAVSSSLCVKTAPACRSFCKRGSGWRPEISESVRQLLVEEFSTSNPQFPAQMFIARFLKKRADHQKQFTHSEEEAVTRDAAEPAGGKRKRTSEGENTAKVAKKRRSNHSEENVSTAEPTKRGGRTRRSQRSRRGEEDEATEKTKPPLHPVPIPPDDDSVCIVEDLLSGEDTGKKDVVKEDVLWTDKYLPQHSSDIIGNTASVRRLHSWLKEWKLRADREERKKQKEKKKEDGSYDSDWDGGEDDSQDGEDMLCNTVLITGPTGVGKTAAVYACAQELGFKVFEVNASSQRSGRLILSQLKEATQSHQVDSQGVNAHKPTYFNSYGTSSSTGSLRPGSSPRKLNSPRRVVSSPRKPQSPRGVKKGSLTPVSLAKFFKTAASSTKEPQNTTKAASKKVGKANEAVLPVKSPPAPKEKGSEEQSKKTATSLILFEEVDVIFDEDSGFLAAIKTFMTTTKRPVVLTTSDPAFSSMFDGTFEEIHFKAPSLLNVSSYLQLLCLAEDMRTDPADIRSLLRLNGCDIRQSLLQLQFWTRSAGGRHGARPLVPTGKNETEVKPEAEEAADKSTLPPCDTGCTESKLGLLNNGQETDVLELLKSHSLVEEPSCWELLTDCKRRGVDLLYSNMELLLPLPLTHLTTSTRNPEQCASVSQDQPSASPKEQPSSTLLSTESADCSDSNSPVKMSNRMRKNKRRHHLPDQAGANSDSDSEDIFLSLCKPQNAPQAKEKVKASERAKRKPLTPEECLKSLPVSQCLESIADFLDSMSYMDSLLDRADSHRGLSSVSVVIKDGMTDESSVEAERGSSMTATGLEIQAAVEALSFRKFRVSAEEALERTRQLEGELAKEATAELSLPVAAHRECFSFTQDGPSEPQLVERRREVMESLMLKGVFGTLGNSPPAALDYLPIMRCICRSEKLKEQGKVKRRFLHYLDAIHLGLEKRTLQLLAEDFP is encoded by the exons ATGGCTGGTGTTGTGGCTATGCCTTCTGTCATTGAGGACTTTGACAGCCAG CCTTGCAAGAAATCTCGCAAAGATGGTGGCAGTCCTGTTGTCAAAACAATCACCAACTATTTCTCTCCTGTGCCTAAGCCTGTGGAGAAACCCTTCTCTCCTCCACGTTCCAACAACATCATGAACTACTTTAGCAAGAGGGCTCCATCCTGTAAAGTGAAAACCAGCTCACCAGAGCAAACTAAAGAAGCAGGGAGGcctcattttgcagaaaaacacaacaattcGGAGACGGTGAAACAGCTGTCTCAGAAACGGGGTCGAAAAACCAGCAAAGCTGCAAGGAAACTTGTGGGGGCTGAAGGTGTCAGTTCCACCGAGGAGTCAAGTTGCGTGACTGTACAAGAATCCCATGAAAGCAAAGACCAGGCTGTAGATGCAGTTAAAAGTTTTGGAGTCCTTGGCAGCGATACAGCAGCTCTACTGGCCCAGGTTAGTGCTGAGAGCTGCATTCCTGCAGAAACATCAGAGAGGAATGCCACTAAGATTATCACGGATGAGCAGGCTGAGAAAGATGATGATCAGGAAGATGGTTCTAAATGTGTTGAACTTAAAACAGCACTAAACACTATTGAGTTGTCTCCGATTGTACCATCAAAGTATGAAGCAAAACAGGTTAAAACCACACCACAAAATACCAGGAAGAGGCAGCAACAAGAGGCAAAGCAGTCAGAGCCAGAGGAGAAAGAAGCAGAAACTGAGAACTCTCTCCGTGATGTAAGCACGGAGGTCAATGTTGATGAGTCTTCTCAGTTGAACAGCAGCACAGTAAGAATCTCCTTTGAGGATTTTGTGCGGAGTCAGAATCAGGATGAGGCTGAAGAGGacagagaagatgaagaagtAAAAGATGATGACCGTAAAATAAAAATTGAGACAAAGGAAACAAACTTGGGTGAGCTGGATATTTCCAAATCTGAAGAAAACATGGTTCCTAAGGAGTCGCCATCATTTCAGGTTTCACCCCGAACTGTCACCATCCAGGCTCAAGTGCACGTCTCACCAAAACAAGAACCAAGCAAAGCAGTGGGAAAGTTGGCTTCCATCTTCAACCGGAGAAAAGGCGCGCGTAGTCCTGCAGAGAGATTCTCACCTTCTCTCGCAGAGGCTGGACAGCAGCTTCCTTCTCTGACTACCAAACGGAAATCCAACGTGGTTCTCCAGGAGGAGGATCTAGAGCTGGCAGTGCTCGAGAGCGAATCCACTCCTAAGTGCAGTGAAGTCGAGAGGAAGCAGTTCATGGCCGCTTTTAAGCAGCCCACTGCAGACGGCTCCAAATCCAAGCCTGTCAAGAGCCAAAGCAAGCAGAAGCAACCAGGAGAGCAAAGTTTGGATGCTGCTGATAAAGCTGCTGAAGCTGAAACTGAAAATCTGCTGACTGTTGAGGAAACATCTCAACCCTCTCAAGGAAAGAAAGCCACTAAGAAGAAACCagcaaaaaaggggggaaagaaaGCTAAAGAGGGAGAGGAGACTGTGAGTGcgtctcctgctgctgctgaggaagAAACGCCAAACATGACTGTTGAGGTCGAGGAGAAAAGGCCAGAGTCTCCCATCACCACATCTCCGTCCGTGCCAGCTCTCAGAAGATCCAGACGGGAGGCCGTAGTGCAGAAAACACCTGAAACCACCCCAACAAGTCCTCTCAGAAAAACCAGGAGACAAACTCAAACAGAGTCAAAGGACACTGATGTTACTGCTTTACCTCATCCTGAGGACAGCCCCATAAAGATGTCCACCCCAAAGACCCGCACGTCCAAATATGGCGTCTTTCAATCGGAGCTGATGTGCCCGCCTGACAATAAAGAGAGTCCAATCAG gatgaaATTTACGCGATCCAGTAAAAATCTTTCCACATCAAAGGCTGAAGGCATAAATGCGTCTTTGCCTACTAAA ACATCGAGTGAGTCTAAGAAGAGAGAACAGGCCAAGAGGTTGGTGCAAAAAGCCAAAGTGATTCAGCAGAATAAAAAAACTTTGGAGAAGAGCTCTCTGAGGCGATCATCGCGAACTTCCATCAAGAGGAGCTACTGTGAAAATGAG gATTCTGTCATCTGCGTTGATGACCAGACTGCCTCTCCTCTCAAAGAACCTGAAAAGATGAAAACCCAGAAGCCTTTACGCAGTCTGAATGATGTTTTGGGCAAAGCCGCCCCACCTGGCAAAGCCTCTTCGG GCTCCAGAGTGGGCTCACACAGCCAAGACAAGACTGCTTGCAAGGTGTCAGCCGTGATCTCCATCTTTGATGACAGCAGCCGCGAGGGCTCGGAGAACTCGCAGGATGATGAGCATTTCAGGGCgcgcagagagttcctgaagagcgGTTTGCCCGAGtcctttaaaaaacagatggCCAAGACTGCTGCCACGAAGGAGGCGTACTCTGCCTCCTGTTCCTCCTTTCAGCTAGTGACACACACCAGGCAACCACCAAACG ATTGCTCTCTCTGGAGTCTGCCATGGCCCGAGTCCTCATTACTTTGTCAGCTAAAAGAGCTTTGGAGGCAAACATCCAAACCTCTGCCAGCAGTCAGCAGCTCGCTTTGTGTGAAGACTGCACCAGCCTGTCGGAGCTTTTGTAAAAGG GGTTCAGGCTGGAGACCTGAGATCTCTGAAAGTGTTCGTCAGCTTCTAGTTGAGGAGTTCAGCACCAGCAACCCTCAGTTCCCTGCACAGATGTTCATCGCTCGCTTCCTGAAGAAACGCGCTGACCATCAGAAGCAGTTTACACACTCAG AAGAAGAGGCTGTGACCAGAGATGCAGCTGAACCAGCGggagggaaaaggaaaagaacgaGTGAAGGAGAAAATACGGCAAAGGTGGCTAAAAAGCGGCGATCCAACCATTCAGAGGAGAACGTCTCCACAGCAGAGCCGACGAAGCGTGGAGGCCGTACAAGACGATCTCAGAGATCCAGGCGAGGAGAGGAGGACGAGGCGACAGAGAAAACCAAGCCTCCACTCCATCCTGTTCCCATCCCACCTGACGATGACAGCGTGTGCATAGTAGAGGACTTGCTTTCAGGAGAGGACACTGGGAAAAAAG ATGTGGTGAAGGAGGACGTGCTCTGGACTGACAAATATCTACCACAACACTCCAGTGACATCATAGGCAACACCGCCTCAGTGAGGAGGCTGCACAG CTGGCTGAAGGAATGGAAACTCCGTGCtgacagagaagaaagaaaaaagcagaaggagaagaaaaaagaggacgGCAGCTATG ACTCAGACTGGGACGGTGGAGAGGACGACTCCCAGGATGGAGAGGACATGTTGTGTAACACAGTGCTGATCACAGGACCCACTGGAGTAGGAAAGACTGCTGCAGTGTATGCTTGTGCCCAGGAGCTGGGCTTCAAG GTGTTTGAGGTGAATGCTTCATCGCAGCGAAGTGGTCGTCTTATTCTGTCCCAGCTGAAAGAAGCCACTCAGTCACATCAGGTGGATAGTCAGGGGGTCAATGCCCACAAACCCACATACTTCAACAGCTATGGCACGAGCAGCAGCACCGGCTCGCTCAGGCCTGGATCTTCTCCAA GAAAGCTGAACTCCCCTCGCAGGGTGGTTTCCTCCCCCAGGAAACCACAGTCGCCCAGAGGTGTTAAAAAAGGAAGCCTGACTCCAGTTTCTTTAGCTAAATTCTTTAAAACAGCAGCGTCCAGCACCAAGGAGccacaaaacactacaaaag CTGCTTCCAAGAAAGTTGGGAAAGCAAATGAGGCTGTCCTTCCTGTGAAATCACCACCAGCTCCCAAAGAGAAGGGCAGCGAAGAACAGAGCAAGAAGACGGCAACGTCGCTCATCCTGTTTGAAGAAGTGGATGTTATATTTGACGAGGACTCTGGATTTCTAGCTGCTATCAAGACGTTCATGACGACGACTAAGAGGCCAGTCGTCCTCACGACCAGCG atcCGGCTTTCAGCAGCATGTTTGATGGAACCTTTGAGGAGATACATTTCAAGGCCCCATCTCTG TTGAACGTGAGCAGTtacctgcagctgctgtgtttggctgAGGACATGAGGACGGACCCCGCGGACATCCGGTCTCTGCTCAGACTCAACGGCTGCGACATCAGGCAGagtttgctgcagctgcagttctGGACTCGCAGTGCAGGCGGCCGCCACGGGGCAAGGCCTTTAGTGCCGACGGGCAAAAATG AAACTGAAGTAAAGCCAGAAGCTGAAGAGGCAGCAGACAAATCCACCCTGCCTCCCTGTGACACTGGCTGCACTGAGAGCAAGCTGGGCCTGCTCAATAATGGACAAGAGACAGATGTTTTGGAGCTGCTCAAG AGCCACAGTCTGGTGGAGGAGCCCAGTTGTTGGGAGCTGCTGACGGACTGCAAACGACGTGGAGTCGACTTGCTCTACTCGAACATGGAGCTCCTTTTACCTCTGCCGCTCACACATCTGACTACCTCTACCCGCAACCCAGAGCAGTGCGCTTCTGTATCGCAAGACCAGCCTTCTGCCAGTCCGAAAGAGCAACCGTCATCCACGCTGCTATCGACAGAGTCAGCTGATTGCTCAGACAGCAACAGTCCAGTCAAAATGTCTAACAGGATGAGGAAGAACAAGAGGAGACACCATCTACCTGACCAAGCTGGAGCTAACTCTGACTCAGACTCAGAAGatatatttctttctctctgtaagCCTCAGAACGCTCCTCAGGCCAAAGAGAAAGTCAAAGCTTCAGAAAGGGCTAAAAGGAAGCCGCTGACTCCTGAGGAGTGCTTAAAAAgcctcccagtgtcacagtgtctgGAATCAATAGCAGACTTCTTAGACAGCATGTCCTACATGGACTCGTTGCTCGACAGGGCTGACAGTCACAGAGGTCTGTCATCTGTAAGTGTGGTCATAAAAGATGGGATGACAGACGAGTCAAGTGTGGAGGCTGAAAGAGGGAGCTCGATGACAGCAACTGGCCTGGAGATCCAGGCGGCGGTCGAGGCTCTGAGCTTCCGCAAGTTCCGGGTATCAGCAGAGGAGGCTTTGGAGAGAACACGACAGCTGGAAGGGGAGCTGGCCAAAGAGGCTACAGCAGAGCTCAGCCTCCCCGTGGCTGCTCATCGTGAATGTTTCAGCTTCACACAGGACGGGCCCTCAGAGCCACA GTTGGTCGAGCGGAGGAGAGAAGTGATGGAGAGTCTGATGCTGAAAGGAGTGTTTGGTACACTTGGCAACAGTCCACCAGCTGCTCTGGACTATTTACCAATCATGCGCTGCATCTGCAGATCCGAGAAGCTTAAGGAGCAAGGCAAAGTTAAGCGAAG GTTTCTGCACTACCTCGACGCGATCCACTTGGGTCTCGAAAAAAGGACTCTACAGCTGCTCGCTGAAGATTTCCCCTAA
- the atad5a gene encoding ATPase family AAA domain-containing protein 5 isoform X2, translating into MAGVVAMPSVIEDFDSQPCKKSRKDGGSPVVKTITNYFSPVPKPVEKPFSPPRSNNIMNYFSKRAPSCKVKTSSPEQTKEAGRPHFAEKHNNSETVKQLSQKRGRKTSKAARKLVGAEGVSSTEESSCVTVQESHESKDQAVDAVKSFGVLGSDTAALLAQVSAESCIPAETSERNATKIITDEQAEKDDDQEDGSKCVELKTALNTIELSPIVPSKYEAKQVKTTPQNTRKRQQQEAKQSEPEEKEAETENSLRDVSTEVNVDESSQLNSSTVRISFEDFVRSQNQDEAEEDREDEEVKDDDRKIKIETKETNLGELDISKSEENMVPKESPSFQVSPRTVTIQAQVHVSPKQEPSKAVGKLASIFNRRKGARSPAERFSPSLAEAGQQLPSLTTKRKSNVVLQEEDLELAVLESESTPKCSEVERKQFMAAFKQPTADGSKSKPVKSQSKQKQPGEQSLDAADKAAEAETENLLTVEETSQPSQGKKATKKKPAKKGGKKAKEGEETVSASPAAAEEETPNMTVEVEEKRPESPITTSPSVPALRRSRREAVVQKTPETTPTSPLRKTRRQTQTESKDTDVTALPHPEDSPIKMSTPKTRTSKYGVFQSELMCPPDNKESPIRMKFTRSSKNLSTSKAEGINASLPTKTSSESKKREQAKRLVQKAKVIQQNKKTLEKSSLRRSSRTSIKRSYCENEDSVICVDDQTASPLKEPEKMKTQKPLRSLNDVLGKAAPPGKASSGSRVGSHSQDKTACKVSAVISIFDDSSREGSENSQDDEHFRARREFLKSGLPESFKKQMAKTAATKEAYSASCSSFQLVTHTRQPPNDCSLWSLPWPESSLLCQLKELWRQTSKPLPAVSSSLCVKTAPACRSFCKRGSGWRPEISESVRQLLVEEFSTSNPQFPAQMFIARFLKKRADHQKQFTHSEEAVTRDAAEPAGGKRKRTSEGENTAKVAKKRRSNHSEENVSTAEPTKRGGRTRRSQRSRRGEEDEATEKTKPPLHPVPIPPDDDSVCIVEDLLSGEDTGKKDVVKEDVLWTDKYLPQHSSDIIGNTASVRRLHSWLKEWKLRADREERKKQKEKKKEDGSYDSDWDGGEDDSQDGEDMLCNTVLITGPTGVGKTAAVYACAQELGFKVFEVNASSQRSGRLILSQLKEATQSHQVDSQGVNAHKPTYFNSYGTSSSTGSLRPGSSPRKLNSPRRVVSSPRKPQSPRGVKKGSLTPVSLAKFFKTAASSTKEPQNTTKAASKKVGKANEAVLPVKSPPAPKEKGSEEQSKKTATSLILFEEVDVIFDEDSGFLAAIKTFMTTTKRPVVLTTSDPAFSSMFDGTFEEIHFKAPSLLNVSSYLQLLCLAEDMRTDPADIRSLLRLNGCDIRQSLLQLQFWTRSAGGRHGARPLVPTGKNETEVKPEAEEAADKSTLPPCDTGCTESKLGLLNNGQETDVLELLKSHSLVEEPSCWELLTDCKRRGVDLLYSNMELLLPLPLTHLTTSTRNPEQCASVSQDQPSASPKEQPSSTLLSTESADCSDSNSPVKMSNRMRKNKRRHHLPDQAGANSDSDSEDIFLSLCKPQNAPQAKEKVKASERAKRKPLTPEECLKSLPVSQCLESIADFLDSMSYMDSLLDRADSHRGLSSVSVVIKDGMTDESSVEAERGSSMTATGLEIQAAVEALSFRKFRVSAEEALERTRQLEGELAKEATAELSLPVAAHRECFSFTQDGPSEPQLVERRREVMESLMLKGVFGTLGNSPPAALDYLPIMRCICRSEKLKEQGKVKRRFLHYLDAIHLGLEKRTLQLLAEDFP; encoded by the exons ATGGCTGGTGTTGTGGCTATGCCTTCTGTCATTGAGGACTTTGACAGCCAG CCTTGCAAGAAATCTCGCAAAGATGGTGGCAGTCCTGTTGTCAAAACAATCACCAACTATTTCTCTCCTGTGCCTAAGCCTGTGGAGAAACCCTTCTCTCCTCCACGTTCCAACAACATCATGAACTACTTTAGCAAGAGGGCTCCATCCTGTAAAGTGAAAACCAGCTCACCAGAGCAAACTAAAGAAGCAGGGAGGcctcattttgcagaaaaacacaacaattcGGAGACGGTGAAACAGCTGTCTCAGAAACGGGGTCGAAAAACCAGCAAAGCTGCAAGGAAACTTGTGGGGGCTGAAGGTGTCAGTTCCACCGAGGAGTCAAGTTGCGTGACTGTACAAGAATCCCATGAAAGCAAAGACCAGGCTGTAGATGCAGTTAAAAGTTTTGGAGTCCTTGGCAGCGATACAGCAGCTCTACTGGCCCAGGTTAGTGCTGAGAGCTGCATTCCTGCAGAAACATCAGAGAGGAATGCCACTAAGATTATCACGGATGAGCAGGCTGAGAAAGATGATGATCAGGAAGATGGTTCTAAATGTGTTGAACTTAAAACAGCACTAAACACTATTGAGTTGTCTCCGATTGTACCATCAAAGTATGAAGCAAAACAGGTTAAAACCACACCACAAAATACCAGGAAGAGGCAGCAACAAGAGGCAAAGCAGTCAGAGCCAGAGGAGAAAGAAGCAGAAACTGAGAACTCTCTCCGTGATGTAAGCACGGAGGTCAATGTTGATGAGTCTTCTCAGTTGAACAGCAGCACAGTAAGAATCTCCTTTGAGGATTTTGTGCGGAGTCAGAATCAGGATGAGGCTGAAGAGGacagagaagatgaagaagtAAAAGATGATGACCGTAAAATAAAAATTGAGACAAAGGAAACAAACTTGGGTGAGCTGGATATTTCCAAATCTGAAGAAAACATGGTTCCTAAGGAGTCGCCATCATTTCAGGTTTCACCCCGAACTGTCACCATCCAGGCTCAAGTGCACGTCTCACCAAAACAAGAACCAAGCAAAGCAGTGGGAAAGTTGGCTTCCATCTTCAACCGGAGAAAAGGCGCGCGTAGTCCTGCAGAGAGATTCTCACCTTCTCTCGCAGAGGCTGGACAGCAGCTTCCTTCTCTGACTACCAAACGGAAATCCAACGTGGTTCTCCAGGAGGAGGATCTAGAGCTGGCAGTGCTCGAGAGCGAATCCACTCCTAAGTGCAGTGAAGTCGAGAGGAAGCAGTTCATGGCCGCTTTTAAGCAGCCCACTGCAGACGGCTCCAAATCCAAGCCTGTCAAGAGCCAAAGCAAGCAGAAGCAACCAGGAGAGCAAAGTTTGGATGCTGCTGATAAAGCTGCTGAAGCTGAAACTGAAAATCTGCTGACTGTTGAGGAAACATCTCAACCCTCTCAAGGAAAGAAAGCCACTAAGAAGAAACCagcaaaaaaggggggaaagaaaGCTAAAGAGGGAGAGGAGACTGTGAGTGcgtctcctgctgctgctgaggaagAAACGCCAAACATGACTGTTGAGGTCGAGGAGAAAAGGCCAGAGTCTCCCATCACCACATCTCCGTCCGTGCCAGCTCTCAGAAGATCCAGACGGGAGGCCGTAGTGCAGAAAACACCTGAAACCACCCCAACAAGTCCTCTCAGAAAAACCAGGAGACAAACTCAAACAGAGTCAAAGGACACTGATGTTACTGCTTTACCTCATCCTGAGGACAGCCCCATAAAGATGTCCACCCCAAAGACCCGCACGTCCAAATATGGCGTCTTTCAATCGGAGCTGATGTGCCCGCCTGACAATAAAGAGAGTCCAATCAG gatgaaATTTACGCGATCCAGTAAAAATCTTTCCACATCAAAGGCTGAAGGCATAAATGCGTCTTTGCCTACTAAA ACATCGAGTGAGTCTAAGAAGAGAGAACAGGCCAAGAGGTTGGTGCAAAAAGCCAAAGTGATTCAGCAGAATAAAAAAACTTTGGAGAAGAGCTCTCTGAGGCGATCATCGCGAACTTCCATCAAGAGGAGCTACTGTGAAAATGAG gATTCTGTCATCTGCGTTGATGACCAGACTGCCTCTCCTCTCAAAGAACCTGAAAAGATGAAAACCCAGAAGCCTTTACGCAGTCTGAATGATGTTTTGGGCAAAGCCGCCCCACCTGGCAAAGCCTCTTCGG GCTCCAGAGTGGGCTCACACAGCCAAGACAAGACTGCTTGCAAGGTGTCAGCCGTGATCTCCATCTTTGATGACAGCAGCCGCGAGGGCTCGGAGAACTCGCAGGATGATGAGCATTTCAGGGCgcgcagagagttcctgaagagcgGTTTGCCCGAGtcctttaaaaaacagatggCCAAGACTGCTGCCACGAAGGAGGCGTACTCTGCCTCCTGTTCCTCCTTTCAGCTAGTGACACACACCAGGCAACCACCAAACG ATTGCTCTCTCTGGAGTCTGCCATGGCCCGAGTCCTCATTACTTTGTCAGCTAAAAGAGCTTTGGAGGCAAACATCCAAACCTCTGCCAGCAGTCAGCAGCTCGCTTTGTGTGAAGACTGCACCAGCCTGTCGGAGCTTTTGTAAAAGG GGTTCAGGCTGGAGACCTGAGATCTCTGAAAGTGTTCGTCAGCTTCTAGTTGAGGAGTTCAGCACCAGCAACCCTCAGTTCCCTGCACAGATGTTCATCGCTCGCTTCCTGAAGAAACGCGCTGACCATCAGAAGCAGTTTACACACTCAG AAGAGGCTGTGACCAGAGATGCAGCTGAACCAGCGggagggaaaaggaaaagaacgaGTGAAGGAGAAAATACGGCAAAGGTGGCTAAAAAGCGGCGATCCAACCATTCAGAGGAGAACGTCTCCACAGCAGAGCCGACGAAGCGTGGAGGCCGTACAAGACGATCTCAGAGATCCAGGCGAGGAGAGGAGGACGAGGCGACAGAGAAAACCAAGCCTCCACTCCATCCTGTTCCCATCCCACCTGACGATGACAGCGTGTGCATAGTAGAGGACTTGCTTTCAGGAGAGGACACTGGGAAAAAAG ATGTGGTGAAGGAGGACGTGCTCTGGACTGACAAATATCTACCACAACACTCCAGTGACATCATAGGCAACACCGCCTCAGTGAGGAGGCTGCACAG CTGGCTGAAGGAATGGAAACTCCGTGCtgacagagaagaaagaaaaaagcagaaggagaagaaaaaagaggacgGCAGCTATG ACTCAGACTGGGACGGTGGAGAGGACGACTCCCAGGATGGAGAGGACATGTTGTGTAACACAGTGCTGATCACAGGACCCACTGGAGTAGGAAAGACTGCTGCAGTGTATGCTTGTGCCCAGGAGCTGGGCTTCAAG GTGTTTGAGGTGAATGCTTCATCGCAGCGAAGTGGTCGTCTTATTCTGTCCCAGCTGAAAGAAGCCACTCAGTCACATCAGGTGGATAGTCAGGGGGTCAATGCCCACAAACCCACATACTTCAACAGCTATGGCACGAGCAGCAGCACCGGCTCGCTCAGGCCTGGATCTTCTCCAA GAAAGCTGAACTCCCCTCGCAGGGTGGTTTCCTCCCCCAGGAAACCACAGTCGCCCAGAGGTGTTAAAAAAGGAAGCCTGACTCCAGTTTCTTTAGCTAAATTCTTTAAAACAGCAGCGTCCAGCACCAAGGAGccacaaaacactacaaaag CTGCTTCCAAGAAAGTTGGGAAAGCAAATGAGGCTGTCCTTCCTGTGAAATCACCACCAGCTCCCAAAGAGAAGGGCAGCGAAGAACAGAGCAAGAAGACGGCAACGTCGCTCATCCTGTTTGAAGAAGTGGATGTTATATTTGACGAGGACTCTGGATTTCTAGCTGCTATCAAGACGTTCATGACGACGACTAAGAGGCCAGTCGTCCTCACGACCAGCG atcCGGCTTTCAGCAGCATGTTTGATGGAACCTTTGAGGAGATACATTTCAAGGCCCCATCTCTG TTGAACGTGAGCAGTtacctgcagctgctgtgtttggctgAGGACATGAGGACGGACCCCGCGGACATCCGGTCTCTGCTCAGACTCAACGGCTGCGACATCAGGCAGagtttgctgcagctgcagttctGGACTCGCAGTGCAGGCGGCCGCCACGGGGCAAGGCCTTTAGTGCCGACGGGCAAAAATG AAACTGAAGTAAAGCCAGAAGCTGAAGAGGCAGCAGACAAATCCACCCTGCCTCCCTGTGACACTGGCTGCACTGAGAGCAAGCTGGGCCTGCTCAATAATGGACAAGAGACAGATGTTTTGGAGCTGCTCAAG AGCCACAGTCTGGTGGAGGAGCCCAGTTGTTGGGAGCTGCTGACGGACTGCAAACGACGTGGAGTCGACTTGCTCTACTCGAACATGGAGCTCCTTTTACCTCTGCCGCTCACACATCTGACTACCTCTACCCGCAACCCAGAGCAGTGCGCTTCTGTATCGCAAGACCAGCCTTCTGCCAGTCCGAAAGAGCAACCGTCATCCACGCTGCTATCGACAGAGTCAGCTGATTGCTCAGACAGCAACAGTCCAGTCAAAATGTCTAACAGGATGAGGAAGAACAAGAGGAGACACCATCTACCTGACCAAGCTGGAGCTAACTCTGACTCAGACTCAGAAGatatatttctttctctctgtaagCCTCAGAACGCTCCTCAGGCCAAAGAGAAAGTCAAAGCTTCAGAAAGGGCTAAAAGGAAGCCGCTGACTCCTGAGGAGTGCTTAAAAAgcctcccagtgtcacagtgtctgGAATCAATAGCAGACTTCTTAGACAGCATGTCCTACATGGACTCGTTGCTCGACAGGGCTGACAGTCACAGAGGTCTGTCATCTGTAAGTGTGGTCATAAAAGATGGGATGACAGACGAGTCAAGTGTGGAGGCTGAAAGAGGGAGCTCGATGACAGCAACTGGCCTGGAGATCCAGGCGGCGGTCGAGGCTCTGAGCTTCCGCAAGTTCCGGGTATCAGCAGAGGAGGCTTTGGAGAGAACACGACAGCTGGAAGGGGAGCTGGCCAAAGAGGCTACAGCAGAGCTCAGCCTCCCCGTGGCTGCTCATCGTGAATGTTTCAGCTTCACACAGGACGGGCCCTCAGAGCCACA GTTGGTCGAGCGGAGGAGAGAAGTGATGGAGAGTCTGATGCTGAAAGGAGTGTTTGGTACACTTGGCAACAGTCCACCAGCTGCTCTGGACTATTTACCAATCATGCGCTGCATCTGCAGATCCGAGAAGCTTAAGGAGCAAGGCAAAGTTAAGCGAAG GTTTCTGCACTACCTCGACGCGATCCACTTGGGTCTCGAAAAAAGGACTCTACAGCTGCTCGCTGAAGATTTCCCCTAA